The Paenibacillus sp. G2S3 region GGGGAGAGAGCGGCAAGCTTTTCCAGATAGATCCGCTTCGTAATCCCGCAATCAGGCCATAGTAGCTTCTCTGGGTTGGTAATGGTGATCTCTTGGCCTTCTACGGTAATTGTACCTTTGATGGCTGCTGGCATCCTGAACCTCCTCTTTGTTATAGGAATGAGGGTATTATGTGCCAGTCTGTTTCTTTTCATGAAAAAAATATTTCCAAAGTGTCCCTTTTGAATGATCATAAGAGTTATAGAGTTATACGGTTATGTGAAAGGGGAGTTTGCTGATTTTGGACGGGATCGAACACACCGTCGTTCGGGTGCAGGCAGGCGAGGTAGAGTCCTATGCCCTTATCGTCGAAGCTTATCAAAAGCCGATTTACCGCTATTGCAGCCGGCTGCTTGGGAGCCGTACGGAAGCGGAGGATGCGGTGCAGGATATTCTGGTGAAGGCATATCAGCATATAGGCACATATCGTCCTATCGCGAGCTTTTCTTCCTGGTTATATAAAATTGCTTATCATCATTGCCTCAGCCTGATCCGCAAACGTCAAAGACATTTGAAGATTATGGCGCTTTTTCAACCAGATCCGCCTGCAGAAAGCCCGGAACAGTTGATGGACCGTTACATATTTAATGAACATCTGACTTTTGCCCTCGCGAAGCTGAAGACAGAGGAGCGAAACTTGTTAGTGCTGCGAATCTTTGAGGAACAGAGCTTCCCGGAAATTGCGGAGATCCTCGATAAGAATACTGATGCTGTGAAGAAGAAATACAGGCGTACAATTACGAAGCTTGGCAAAATGATGAATGCTCAGAAAGGGGGGACGGAATGGTGGGGCAACGAAGCTGTGTTGAAGAGAAAATGATAAAGAAAATGGACGCATTGGGGAACTGTGATGAACTAGATGTAAAAGCAGCAGTTATGAAGCGGGTAAGGGTAATTCATGATCAACAGAAAACGATGGGCGGGGAAATGACGAATCTCAGAGACGAGCTGGAGTCATTCTCAGAGCCGGGAGATCCCGTTATGCAGAAGCAAGCGAAGATACTCCCACATCCATCTAAATTTAGAAAAAGACTTCTCTCAGGGGTCTCCGCAGCTGTATTGCTGGGGATGATCGGATTTGGAGCCCTTCAGCTGTCTGGACTTGGAGGTTTAACGGAACATGGTAGCCAGTCTACAATTGATATCACCAAGCCTCCGGATGGAGCTATTACATTAGTGAACAGCGGAGGGAAGGCTGTTGTACAGACGGTGCACTATAATACCCCTGTTCCTTCGACCTCTCCTGCGATAGAGAAGTATCTGAGTTTATTAGCGACTTATAAAGAGCAGGTGGTTGCTCACTTGAATGCTGGAGAAATGGCTGCTTATTATGTGAATGATACTGAGTTTACTAAGTTGGCCAAAGGCTTAGGCTATGGAAATGAGTTGCAGTTCGCTTTCAGTTCTCCGGTGTATTCTAAATATCAAGATTTCGTAAAAGAATTAAAAGGGACTGGTGATTTCTGGCCCGAGCTGCCTTCCATACTTGCTAATGGTTATGAATTTGAGCAAGCCACTTTTAAAGCCGCCTCTCCTTACATGTCGATAAGCACGGAATATAAAGAAATGCTTGAACAACTTCAAAAGAAAGCTAAGGACAATAAAACAGGCCAAAAGCTGTTTATGGAGAAGATCGCTGTGAATGCCATAGAGAGTGCTGAGGTTACCTACCATAAGGGGGATCAAAGAATTACACTATCCTTAATGCAGAGTGCTTCTAGGGGTTATCCAACGCAAGTGTCTATCTTGGAAGGTCAGACTGCCGAAAAATGGTCTATGACAGGTACTGGTAAAGAAGCAGTTTTTATCGCAGCGAGTACAGAAAAGGGGGAGCAGACTTGGTCTTCCCGGAATCTTTTGTATTGGTATGATGAAGCCAGCCAGACGCTTCGTAGTCTAAATGATGGACTGAATGACAGCTTGACCCGTGAACAATGGCAAGTGATTGCCAATAGTTTTATTCGCTAGCTACAGCTGTTCTAGCTGTACATTATGAGAAGCTGTCTCAAAAGTAGTGAAATCTACTTAGGAGGCAGCTTTTTTTATAGAATAGGAAAAGTAATGGATTTTACTGTGCCATGTGACGATATGCCACGCGTAGTGTTCTATGCTACTGGTTGGGGCGATGTGCTATGTGCTATGTGTGATTTACTTGCGGCTTGCAGTAGATGATTTGTGGAATTAGTGGTATATGTGACGGTGGACTATGGGCGATACGTTCTGTGTTTGTGCAATGTATAGAATGCTTTAAACTAATTAGGGAAAAACTCCCTAAAAATAACCGATATTCGCTCTAAATGAACGAAATCAGGGAATTCCTCCCTAATAATCATAGGAATTTCTTTATTCGTTGCCGAATAGGCCAAATTTCAGGGAAGTTTTCCCTAATTATAAGTCCGATGAACAGAAATCTCTGAATTTTAGGGAGAAATTCCCTAATTACTCTATAGGTGTTTCACATATTGCATCACTTGGCGCGTCACTTGTAATGTTAAGAACAAAAAAAGAGGCTGTCCCAAAAGCCATGATGGTTGCTTGGGGCGGCCTCTTTTTTTGTAAGAAAAAGTCCCTTTTTCGCATGCTGGAGTGTTATAGAAGTGTAGTTAGAAGGAGGTGATTTAGAAATTGAAGCTAAATGATGAACTCAAAAAAACACTGATCGCGCTCTCAGCAGCAACCTTGTTAGGAACAGGAGTAGTTATGAGTGGGGTTGCGCCTGGCTTCTCCCTTTCGGTCGCCGCTGCCTCTGGACAGCAGACTGCAGTTCCAACCGATCAGAAGCTCCAGAAGGAACTGCAGGCCCTGGTAGCGGGATTGAAGGAAGGTACGTACTTGGCCTATTACGTACGTGATAAAGTCTCCAACCCTCAGGATACGATCAGCTTCTCTGGCAAAGGGTTTGTTTTTAAAGACTACAAATCCTTTGCAGCTAAATTCAAAGGGTTGAAGGGCCCAGCTACTCCACAGCCCGGAAATCTTCCTAAAGGCTTCGCTCTGGCGACAGCCATCATTTATCCACCGTCTGTAGCAAACGATTCAGAGCTGTATTTACAATTAGAGCAGGAACTAAAGGCAGCAGCGGCAGCAGGTGATCCCAACAAACAGTTGTTTAGCAAGATCATTAGTTGGAACCAGACGAATTTGTCTATGCAGCTGTATGCCAAAGGAAAAGCCAATTTTAGTATTGTAACTGGAGCACCGCCCGCCAAACTCCCCGAAGGAGCTGTGCCTTTTGTACGAGCTTCGGAAACTAAGAAAGAACTGAAGGTCAACGGTAGGAAAGTAATTCTTACTACCGATTCCGCTAAAGATGCAAGCTTCAACACTAAGCTAGTGTGGCTGGATAAATCAGGCGCGATACAATATACCCTTTCAGACAATCGGGTCAGTAAGCTGACGACAAATGAAATGTTGGCTGTAGCTAAAAGCATGATCAAATAACCAAGGGTTAAAGGAGGATATTATAATGATTATTAAAAAAAGTGCGGCCATCACGGCTTTGAGCCTGATAGTGTTAATGAGCGCGGTAAGTGGAACAGCAGGCGCAGTGCCTGCGGGGAGCAATAATAAAAGCAAAGGTACGGTTCCGGTTGAGCAGAAATCACCACCGGTATCGCCAACGATTAAGGATTTGATTGCCAAAGAATATGCTGTTCCCCTACAAGCGGGAGAAATTAAGGCTCTCTATGTTAATGACAAAAAATCTAATCCAGAGGAAGATTTGAGTGTAAGCTATATGCCATACAGATTCAGCTCTATAAACGAAGCAGCACAGAAGCTATCTTCATTAACTGGGAATTCACTCCTGATACCCGCTGCTCTACCAGACGAATATAAGTTGCAGGATGTCGTTTTAAATCCAGTGCTTCCGAAGTTTTTCAGTACAGAGTATAAAACCCTCAGAGATCAGGTGAAAGCTAAAGCACAAGCTGCTGGTAAAAAAGTGATTTCACAAAGCTTAAAATGGAGCGATACAGAAACCTCTATCACTTATCTGCGAAATGGGGAGAGATTGAATCTAAAATCAGCTCCAGCGTATACACTTCCGGAAGGAGTTACTTTAGCGCAGCTGCCTGGTGACCAGGATGAAAATTTGACCATCAACGGGATTGAAGCAGTCTACACGGTGTTTGGTCCTCACCATGGAGATCTAAAAGTCCAGCTTGTATGGTCCAGTGCGGATGGAAGTATTGATTATACGCTGACGAATACGAGAAATACTGCGCAGACAAAAGCAGAGCTGGAGGCTATTGTAACGAGCCAATAAGAAACGTCCTCTCGATAAATTCGGGAGGACGTTTTTTTGGAAAGAGTTTATCCTTTTTGCTCCATAGTGCATGATTCCGGGGGAAGATCTACCCTAGCTTGAGTAACAGGCTGGCGCAGAGTGCCTGAGGTATTCCATTCCAGAAAATGAACTTTGAAGACAAGCTTCGGTTTTATCCAAAAAGCACCCTTCCCTCGCTGGGGATCAGCTGTAAAGGGCATTTGATCTATTTTTAAATGCTGTACCTCTGCAGTTAAGTCGCGTTTATCCTGTACAGTCAATTTTCCTGGCCCGGCGTGTCCGATATAATGCAAATTCCCTTTATCATCATACAGCCCAAGAAGGAGCGCATTGACGATGCCGTCACGGAAGGTTACACCCCCGGCTACTGCCGTAATATCCGAAATGATTTTGCGTTTCTGCCAGCGCTTATCTTTTCCACCCGGAGCATAAGTACTGTTGATGTCCTTGCAGACGATACCCTCCAAGCTCTGACCCTGAGCGGCGGCGAACAGTTCAGTAGGATCTGTATAACTGGGTACGGCCTGTACGTGGGGATGCGGCAGCAGAATATCGCTTAGCAGCTGCTGCCGCAAGAATAAAGGCTGATCCATCGTCGATTGGCCATTGTAGAACAGAATATCAAAAATCATATAAATGACAGGAACCTGATACCTAACGACGGAAATGGTGGAGCCATTCTTTAAGCTGTCCCTCCGCATCACCTCGTGAAATGAGGGCTTGCCTTCCTTGAGTGCGATGATCTCACCATCAAGAATAGCGGAATCAGCCTTGCAGTAAGCAGATACATCAGTAAGCTCAGGGTATTGCGCTGTACGGTGATTGCCACGTCTGTTAATAAGCTGAGTATTGCTTCCGTCGTAATAGGACAACATGCGAACGCCATCCCATTTAATTTGTGCAATCCACTGGTTGCCTGCAGGAAGCTGCCCAGCCAGTATGGGTTCAAAAGGAATAATAGGCTGAAGCTTCATCAGCAGAGCCTCCTAAGATACGGTTGTTTTACTTTTTGGGCTGCGGCGTTTCGGTTTTGGTGCGATGACAGGAATAGGTCCAGAAGCCTCGTTCTGTTGCTCGGCAGGCTCGGCTGCTGCTGCTTTGGTCTTGGATGTTTTTCTTTTGGCAGCCGGAGTTGCTTTAGTCTTGGTCTTCTTAGTCCCTGATAATGAAGGACCAGGATCTGTAGGAATATGCTGTACAGCCTGAATACTGGCCTGTAATGCAGCCATTAGATCAATCACATTGCTCTCCTGCTTGGCGGGAGCGATATGAAATTCTTCGCCTGCAATTTTATGGGAGATCAGATCAAGCATACGCTGGCGATAATCATCGGTATATTTTGCCGGATCAAAAGGCGTAGACAGCTGGGAAATTAGCAGCTTGGCCATATCCAGCTCTTTATCATTTACCGTTCCTGCTTCGGGCAGGCCAGGCACTTGCGAGACCGGTCGCACTTCATCAGGATAAAAAATAGTCTCGATGGCGAGGCAATCCTCCAGCACACGAATCGCAGCCAGACTGCTTTTCGAGCGAATCGAAATTTTGGCGATGCCAATTTTACCTGTCTGCCGCATGGCCTCCATTAGAAGCCGATATGCATTTGAACCTGCCTGATCCGGGGATAAGTAATAGGTCTTTTGAAAATAAATCGGATCAATCTCTGTC contains the following coding sequences:
- a CDS encoding DNA ligase — encoded protein: MKLQPIIPFEPILAGQLPAGNQWIAQIKWDGVRMLSYYDGSNTQLINRRGNHRTAQYPELTDVSAYCKADSAILDGEIIALKEGKPSFHEVMRRDSLKNGSTISVVRYQVPVIYMIFDILFYNGQSTMDQPLFLRQQLLSDILLPHPHVQAVPSYTDPTELFAAAQGQSLEGIVCKDINSTYAPGGKDKRWQKRKIISDITAVAGGVTFRDGIVNALLLGLYDDKGNLHYIGHAGPGKLTVQDKRDLTAEVQHLKIDQMPFTADPQRGKGAFWIKPKLVFKVHFLEWNTSGTLRQPVTQARVDLPPESCTMEQKG
- a CDS encoding Ku protein, with the protein product MHTVWKGAISFGLVHVPVKMFSATEDKDISLRYIHKECGSPLSYVRKCPVCDKEVAWEEIGKGYEYEKGKFVLFEKEELDQLTDESSKSITILDFVDLTEIDPIYFQKTYYLSPDQAGSNAYRLLMEAMRQTGKIGIAKISIRSKSSLAAIRVLEDCLAIETIFYPDEVRPVSQVPGLPEAGTVNDKELDMAKLLISQLSTPFDPAKYTDDYRQRMLDLISHKIAGEEFHIAPAKQESNVIDLMAALQASIQAVQHIPTDPGPSLSGTKKTKTKATPAAKRKTSKTKAAAAEPAEQQNEASGPIPVIAPKPKRRSPKSKTTVS
- a CDS encoding sigma-70 family RNA polymerase sigma factor, with protein sequence MDGIEHTVVRVQAGEVESYALIVEAYQKPIYRYCSRLLGSRTEAEDAVQDILVKAYQHIGTYRPIASFSSWLYKIAYHHCLSLIRKRQRHLKIMALFQPDPPAESPEQLMDRYIFNEHLTFALAKLKTEERNLLVLRIFEEQSFPEIAEILDKNTDAVKKKYRRTITKLGKMMNAQKGGTEWWGNEAVLKRK